In the Streptomyces sp. NBC_00525 genome, one interval contains:
- a CDS encoding sensor histidine kinase — protein sequence MTMSPQVPANDGPPPVRFAFGRWTWKEVAHLLSNLPMAIIGFVYTVLMIAVGVGLAVTVVGLPLLAAGLQGSRFIGRAERSRARKLLGVVVEEPSPPARGSRESGFFVWLWSALRDPVAWRTALYSFVRLPWGILTFALTLVCLIVWPPLPYVARLLGNADRGMVRGLLSPSDDLERRIAELESDRGVVVDTAAADLRRIERDLHDGAQARLVALAMGLGLAKEKLADDPEAAARMVDEAHGEVKVALQELRDLARGIHPAVLTDRGLDAALSAIASRCTVPVTVRVDLPARPAQAIEGIAYFTVSELLQNVSKHSGARTATVDVWRTGERLLIQVGDDGHGGASMDGGTGMAGLAERLGAVDGLFVLDSPAGGPTTVTAELPWRDRGAEKSAPASGTA from the coding sequence ATGACCATGAGCCCCCAGGTGCCCGCCAATGACGGGCCGCCTCCTGTCCGCTTCGCCTTCGGCCGGTGGACGTGGAAGGAGGTCGCGCACCTGCTTTCCAATCTGCCGATGGCGATCATCGGATTTGTTTACACAGTGTTGATGATCGCCGTGGGCGTGGGCCTGGCGGTGACCGTCGTCGGCCTGCCGCTGCTCGCGGCCGGGCTCCAGGGTTCCCGGTTCATCGGGCGGGCCGAGCGGAGCCGGGCGCGGAAGCTGCTGGGGGTCGTGGTGGAGGAGCCGAGCCCGCCGGCGCGCGGGAGTCGCGAGAGCGGCTTCTTCGTCTGGCTGTGGAGCGCGCTGCGCGATCCGGTCGCCTGGCGGACGGCGCTGTATTCGTTCGTACGGCTGCCGTGGGGCATCCTCACCTTCGCCCTGACGCTGGTCTGCCTGATCGTGTGGCCGCCGCTCCCCTACGTCGCGCGGCTGCTGGGCAACGCGGACCGGGGGATGGTGCGCGGGCTGCTCTCGCCCTCCGACGATCTCGAACGCCGTATCGCGGAACTGGAGTCCGACCGGGGTGTGGTCGTCGATACGGCCGCCGCCGACCTGCGCCGCATCGAGCGGGATCTGCACGACGGGGCGCAGGCCCGGCTCGTCGCCCTGGCGATGGGGCTCGGCCTGGCCAAGGAGAAGCTGGCCGACGATCCGGAGGCCGCCGCGCGGATGGTGGACGAGGCGCACGGTGAGGTGAAGGTCGCCCTCCAGGAGCTGCGCGACCTGGCGCGCGGCATCCACCCGGCCGTCCTCACCGACCGGGGGCTGGACGCGGCACTGTCCGCCATCGCCTCGCGGTGCACGGTGCCCGTCACCGTACGGGTGGATCTTCCGGCCCGGCCGGCGCAGGCCATCGAGGGCATCGCGTACTTCACGGTCTCCGAACTCCTCCAGAACGTCAGCAAGCACAGCGGGGCCCGTACGGCGACCGTGGACGTGTGGCGCACGGGTGAGCGGCTGCTCATCCAGGTCGGCGACGACGGGCACGGCGGGGCCTCGATGGACGGCGGTACGGGGATGGCGGGGCTCGCCGAGCGGCTGGGCGCGGTGGACGGGCTCTTCGTGCTCGATTCCCCGGCCGGCGGGCCGACCACCGTCACGGCGGAGCTGCCGTGGCGCGACCGGGGCGCGGAGAAGAGCGCGCCCGCCTCCGGCACGGCCTGA
- a CDS encoding VOC family protein, which translates to MPADSAAHIRFARPSRDLRAAEDFWVSGLGLDVLYRHAADGTPGRSSLLMVGWPDAGWHLELVHDPAAPVEPRSTPEDLLVVYLGEPVPDSLVERLERHGGKRVAAHNPYWDTWGVTIQDPDGYLLVLSTRTWSNS; encoded by the coding sequence ATGCCGGCTGATTCCGCAGCTCACATCCGCTTCGCTCGGCCCTCACGGGACCTTCGGGCGGCAGAGGACTTCTGGGTCTCGGGCCTGGGGCTCGACGTCCTGTACCGGCACGCGGCGGACGGCACTCCGGGGCGGAGCTCACTTCTCATGGTCGGCTGGCCCGACGCCGGCTGGCATCTGGAACTCGTCCACGATCCCGCGGCGCCCGTGGAGCCGCGGTCGACCCCCGAAGACCTGCTGGTTGTCTACCTCGGCGAACCGGTGCCCGACTCCCTGGTGGAACGGCTTGAGCGACACGGCGGGAAGCGGGTGGCGGCTCACAACCCGTACTGGGACACCTGGGGCGTGACGATCCAGGACCCCGACGGCTATCTGCTGGTGCTGTCCACCCGTACGTGGTCCAACTCGTAG
- a CDS encoding nuclear transport factor 2 family protein, whose protein sequence is MQEETARTAIDTFISAFNASDDRDVTGLLSRSLTSDVVFWGPLGRREGIEAVEQFVLDIRHHPEGTGTMVRCSAVDMPDEWARYQWVFATPEGGPRLAGTDVVHLSRSLIDQIIVFAGEPSAH, encoded by the coding sequence ATGCAGGAAGAGACCGCACGTACCGCGATCGACACGTTCATCTCCGCGTTCAACGCCTCGGACGACAGAGACGTGACCGGCCTGCTCTCCCGGTCCCTGACCTCGGACGTCGTCTTCTGGGGTCCGCTGGGCCGCCGCGAAGGAATCGAGGCGGTCGAACAGTTCGTCCTGGACATCCGGCACCACCCGGAGGGAACCGGCACGATGGTGCGCTGCTCGGCGGTGGACATGCCGGACGAGTGGGCCCGGTACCAGTGGGTCTTCGCCACGCCCGAGGGGGGCCCGCGCCTGGCGGGAACGGACGTCGTCCACCTGTCCCGGAGCCTCATCGACCAGATCATCGTCTTCGCGGGCGAGCCGTCCGCCCACTGA
- a CDS encoding sensor histidine kinase has product MATAYGPDTRDHQRSGSSLGPRPTRRHRVPAALRAPVEGRTWREFLYLQLSLPISIVMFTFAITMVSLGAGLLVTFVGIPVLAAGLVMCRGFGMLERTRARVLLGVDVADPAPARGRTGGLMSWIGAVLKSGVSWRHLLYSLLHFPWAVFAFCVSLTLQVWGWAALTYPLWHWTVPSHSGVSGIQLYGDAQHEVYLDSFSDLALTAVMGLGVVLATPWVIRGMATVDRLLVAGLLGPSRLAERVTELESDRGVVVDTAAADLRRIERDLHDGAQARLVALAMDLGLAKEKLAHDPDAAARMVDEAHGEVKVALQELRDLARGIHPAVLTDRGLDAALSAVASRCTVPVTVEVDLPYRPAQAIEGIAYFTVSELLQNVSKHARATRASVDVWRSDDRLMLQVTDDGRGGADTAAGSGLAGLTERLDAVDGVLVVDSPAGGPTRITAELPWRG; this is encoded by the coding sequence ATGGCCACGGCATACGGACCGGACACACGGGACCACCAGCGGTCGGGCAGCAGCCTCGGGCCCCGTCCCACGAGGCGGCACCGCGTGCCGGCCGCGCTGCGGGCGCCGGTGGAGGGCAGGACCTGGCGCGAGTTCCTCTACCTCCAGCTGAGCCTGCCGATCAGCATCGTGATGTTCACCTTCGCGATCACGATGGTGTCGCTGGGCGCCGGGCTGCTGGTGACCTTCGTCGGCATTCCGGTGCTGGCCGCCGGGCTGGTCATGTGCCGGGGCTTCGGGATGCTGGAGCGGACGCGGGCGCGGGTGCTGCTGGGGGTGGACGTGGCCGATCCGGCGCCGGCGCGCGGGCGGACCGGCGGGCTGATGTCGTGGATCGGGGCGGTGCTCAAGAGCGGGGTCTCCTGGCGCCACCTGCTCTACTCGCTGCTGCACTTCCCGTGGGCGGTGTTCGCGTTCTGCGTCTCGCTGACGCTCCAGGTGTGGGGCTGGGCGGCGCTGACGTACCCGCTGTGGCACTGGACCGTTCCGTCGCACTCGGGCGTCTCGGGCATCCAGCTGTACGGCGACGCGCAACACGAGGTCTACCTGGACTCGTTCTCCGACCTGGCGCTGACCGCCGTGATGGGGCTGGGCGTCGTCCTCGCCACGCCGTGGGTGATCCGGGGCATGGCGACCGTGGACCGGCTGCTGGTCGCCGGGCTGCTCGGCCCGTCCCGGCTGGCGGAGCGCGTGACGGAGCTGGAGTCCGACCGGGGTGTCGTCGTGGACACGGCCGCCGCCGACCTGCGCCGCATCGAGCGGGATCTGCACGACGGGGCGCAGGCCCGGCTCGTCGCCCTCGCCATGGACCTGGGTCTCGCGAAGGAGAAGCTTGCCCACGATCCGGACGCGGCTGCCCGCATGGTGGACGAGGCGCACGGTGAGGTAAAGGTCGCCCTCCAGGAGCTGCGCGACCTGGCCCGCGGCATCCACCCGGCCGTCCTCACCGACCGTGGCCTGGACGCGGCGCTGTCCGCCGTCGCCTCCCGGTGCACCGTGCCGGTCACCGTCGAGGTGGACCTGCCGTACCGGCCGGCGCAGGCCATCGAGGGCATCGCGTACTTCACGGTCTCCGAACTCCTCCAGAACGTCAGCAAGCACGCCCGCGCCACCCGCGCCTCGGTGGACGTGTGGCGCTCGGACGACCGGCTGATGCTCCAGGTCACCGACGACGGGCGCGGCGGCGCCGACACGGCGGCGGGCAGCGGGCTCGCCGGGCTGACCGAGCGGCTGGACGCCGTGGACGGGGTGCTGGTCGTCGACTCGCCGGCGGGCGGTCCGACGCGGATCACCGCGGAGCTGCCCTGGCGCGGCTGA
- a CDS encoding response regulator transcription factor produces the protein MRVVIAEDSVLLREGLTRLLTDLGHDVVAGVGDAEALIKTIGDLAGQDALPDVVVADVRMPPTHTDEGVRAAVRLRREHPGIGVLVLSQYVEEQYATELLAGSSRGVGYLLKDRVAEVREFVDAVVRVAQGGTALDPEVVAQLLGRSRKQDVLAGLTPREREVLGLMAEGRTNSAVAKQLVVSDGAVEKHVSNIFQKLGLAPSEGDHRRVLAVLTYLNS, from the coding sequence GTGCGCGTGGTCATCGCCGAGGATTCGGTGCTGCTCCGGGAGGGACTGACCCGGCTGCTGACGGATCTGGGGCACGACGTCGTGGCCGGCGTCGGGGACGCGGAGGCGCTGATCAAGACGATCGGCGACCTCGCCGGGCAGGACGCGCTCCCGGACGTGGTGGTCGCGGACGTGCGGATGCCGCCGACCCACACCGACGAGGGGGTGCGCGCGGCGGTGCGGCTGCGCCGGGAGCACCCGGGGATCGGGGTGCTGGTGCTCTCGCAGTACGTGGAGGAGCAGTACGCCACCGAGCTGCTGGCCGGGTCCAGCCGGGGCGTCGGGTATCTGCTCAAGGACCGGGTCGCCGAGGTGCGGGAGTTCGTGGACGCGGTGGTCCGGGTGGCGCAGGGCGGTACGGCGCTGGACCCCGAGGTGGTGGCGCAGCTGCTGGGGCGCAGCCGCAAGCAGGACGTGCTCGCCGGGCTGACGCCGCGTGAGCGCGAGGTGCTGGGCCTGATGGCGGAGGGGCGGACGAACTCCGCGGTGGCCAAGCAGCTGGTGGTGAGCGACGGGGCGGTGGAGAAGCACGTGAGCAACATCTTCCAGAAGCTGGGCCTCGCGCCGAGCGAGGGCGACCACCGCCGGGTGCTCGCGGTGCTGACGTATCTGAACTCCTGA
- the rarD gene encoding EamA family transporter RarD, producing MQGTNDQRAGLLSGFGAYGIWGLVPLFWPLLKPAGAVEILAHRMVWSLGVVAILLLVLRRWSWIGPLLRQPRKLGMLGVAAATITVNWGLYIWAVNSGHVVEASLGYFINPLVTIGMGVLLLGERLRPAQWAAVATGAASVLVLAIGYGKPPWISLILAFSFATYGLVKKKVDMGGLESLTVETALLFLPALGYLVWLSARGAATLTSEGPGHLALLASAGVVTAVPLILFGAAAIRIPLSTIGLLQYMTPVAQFILGVAWFHEEMPAERWAGFGLVWLALAVLTWDALRTARRTRARVLAARTGGGRHGCPDRRGGDGHRNIRAAAVAPGQNAAHDS from the coding sequence GTGCAGGGAACGAATGACCAGCGGGCCGGGCTCCTCTCCGGGTTCGGCGCCTACGGCATATGGGGCCTGGTGCCCCTGTTCTGGCCGCTGCTGAAACCGGCCGGGGCGGTGGAGATCCTGGCCCACCGCATGGTGTGGTCGCTCGGCGTGGTGGCGATCCTGCTGCTCGTGCTGCGCCGCTGGTCATGGATCGGCCCGCTGCTGCGGCAGCCGCGCAAGCTGGGGATGCTGGGCGTCGCGGCGGCGACGATCACCGTCAACTGGGGCCTGTACATCTGGGCCGTGAACAGCGGCCATGTGGTCGAGGCGTCCCTCGGCTACTTCATCAATCCGCTGGTCACCATCGGCATGGGCGTGTTGCTCCTGGGCGAGCGGCTGCGCCCCGCGCAGTGGGCGGCGGTCGCGACCGGCGCCGCGTCGGTGCTCGTGCTGGCGATCGGTTACGGGAAGCCGCCCTGGATCTCGCTGATCCTGGCGTTCTCCTTCGCCACATACGGCCTGGTCAAGAAGAAGGTCGACATGGGCGGCCTGGAGTCGCTGACCGTGGAGACCGCGCTGCTCTTCCTGCCCGCGCTCGGCTATCTGGTGTGGCTGAGCGCCCGCGGAGCCGCCACGCTGACGTCGGAGGGCCCCGGACACCTGGCGCTCCTCGCCTCGGCCGGTGTCGTCACGGCGGTGCCGCTGATCCTGTTCGGGGCCGCCGCGATCCGCATCCCGCTGTCCACGATCGGGCTCCTCCAGTACATGACGCCGGTCGCCCAGTTCATCCTCGGGGTGGCCTGGTTCCACGAGGAGATGCCGGCGGAGCGGTGGGCCGGCTTCGGCCTGGTGTGGCTGGCCCTGGCGGTGCTGACGTGGGACGCGCTGCGGACCGCCCGGCGTACGCGGGCCAGGGTGCTGGCCGCCCGGACGGGCGGCGGGCGGCACGGGTGCCCTGACCGGCGAGGCGGAGACGGTCACCGAAATATCCGAGCGGCGGCTGTCGCTCCGGGACAGAATGCGGCTCATGACTCTTGA
- a CDS encoding VOC family protein, with the protein MRLMTLEWKVVIDAADPHAQAGFWAGALGYEVEDNSPQIERLLGLGAVPEAVTTMAHGRRAWLDLAAARHPDDPYDEDSGAGRGRRLLFQRVPEPKTVKNRLHLDLRSGPDGRAAEVARLEALGAKVQREVNEPGGTWTILTDPEGNEFCVE; encoded by the coding sequence ATGCGGCTCATGACTCTTGAATGGAAGGTCGTCATCGACGCCGCCGACCCGCACGCCCAGGCCGGCTTCTGGGCCGGGGCCCTGGGGTACGAGGTCGAGGACAACAGCCCCCAGATCGAACGCCTCCTGGGCCTCGGGGCCGTACCGGAGGCCGTGACGACCATGGCCCACGGCCGCCGCGCCTGGCTCGACCTGGCGGCCGCCCGGCACCCGGACGACCCCTACGACGAGGACAGCGGGGCCGGCCGGGGCCGCCGCCTGCTCTTCCAGCGCGTCCCGGAGCCGAAGACGGTGAAGAACCGCCTCCACCTCGACCTCCGCTCGGGCCCGGACGGCCGCGCCGCCGAGGTGGCCCGCCTGGAGGCCCTGGGCGCGAAGGTCCAGCGCGAGGTGAACGAACCGGGCGGCACGTGGACGATCCTCACGGACCCGGAGGGCAACGAGTTCTGCGTCGAGTGA
- a CDS encoding DUF397 domain-containing protein, with protein sequence MTTEPPIWYTSSYSENGGQCVEVATNLAPATGTVPVRDSKNPNGPALGLRADAYTAFVTGIKDGGFDTTV encoded by the coding sequence GTGACGACCGAACCCCCTATTTGGTACACGTCCTCGTACAGCGAGAACGGCGGCCAGTGCGTCGAGGTCGCCACCAACCTCGCCCCCGCCACCGGCACCGTCCCCGTCCGGGACTCCAAGAACCCGAACGGCCCCGCCCTCGGCCTCCGCGCCGACGCGTACACCGCCTTCGTGACGGGTATCAAGGACGGCGGGTTCGACACCACCGTCTGA
- a CDS encoding 2-oxoacid:ferredoxin oxidoreductase subunit beta has translation MPENELLQLVPKAEAKQSMKDFKSDQEVRWCPGCGDYAVLAAVQGFMPDLGLAKENIVFVSGIGCSSRFPYYMNTYGMHSIHGRAPAIATGLATSRRDLSVWVVTGDGDALSIGGNHLIHALRRNVNLKILLFNNRIYGLTKGQYSPTSELGKITKSTPMGSLDTPFNPVSLAIGAEASFVARTVDSDRKHLTSVLRAAADHPGTALVEIYQNCNIFNDGAFEVLKDRDLAQEAVIRLEHGQPIVFGAEGSKGVVRDSLTGDLKVVAVTEENKSQILVHDAHNPSPTTAFALSRLADADTLHHTPIGVLRDVARPVYDTKMAEQLDLAVEQSGKGDLAALLAGNDNWTVVG, from the coding sequence ATGCCTGAGAACGAACTGCTCCAGCTGGTGCCCAAGGCCGAGGCCAAGCAGTCCATGAAGGACTTCAAGTCCGACCAGGAGGTGCGCTGGTGCCCCGGCTGCGGTGACTACGCGGTCCTCGCCGCCGTACAGGGCTTCATGCCCGACCTGGGGCTGGCCAAGGAGAACATCGTCTTCGTCTCCGGCATCGGCTGCTCCTCCCGCTTCCCGTACTACATGAACACCTACGGGATGCACTCGATCCACGGCCGCGCCCCGGCCATCGCGACCGGCCTGGCCACCTCCCGGCGCGACCTGTCCGTCTGGGTCGTCACCGGCGACGGCGACGCGCTGTCCATCGGCGGCAACCACCTGATCCACGCGCTGCGCCGCAATGTGAACCTCAAGATCCTGCTGTTCAACAACCGGATCTACGGGCTGACCAAGGGCCAGTACTCCCCCACCTCCGAGCTGGGCAAGATCACCAAGTCCACGCCGATGGGCTCGCTGGACACCCCGTTCAACCCGGTGTCCCTGGCGATCGGCGCGGAGGCGTCCTTCGTCGCCCGTACGGTCGACTCCGACCGCAAGCACCTCACGAGCGTGCTGCGCGCCGCCGCCGACCATCCGGGCACGGCGCTGGTGGAGATCTACCAGAACTGCAACATCTTCAACGACGGCGCGTTCGAGGTCCTCAAGGACCGGGACCTGGCACAGGAGGCGGTGATCCGGCTGGAGCACGGGCAGCCGATCGTCTTCGGCGCGGAGGGTTCGAAGGGTGTCGTGCGGGACTCGCTGACCGGTGACCTCAAGGTTGTCGCGGTCACCGAGGAGAACAAGTCGCAGATCCTCGTCCACGACGCGCACAACCCCAGCCCGACGACCGCGTTCGCGCTGTCGCGGCTGGCCGACGCGGACACGCTGCACCACACCCCGATCGGGGTGCTGCGGGACGTGGCGCGGCCGGTGTACGACACGAAGATGGCCGAGCAGCTGGATCTCGCGGTGGAGCAGAGTGGCAAGGGCGACCTGGCCGCGCTGCTCGCGGGCAACGACAACTGGACGGTGGTCGGCTGA
- a CDS encoding helix-turn-helix domain-containing protein, translated as MVNRKELDPEQSPRAAFGALLRRLREERGWTQEELAARMGCSGAHISAVETGRRAATQRFAASADRALGTGDRLRRESRSAQHRSLLEGFPEYVDHEARAVEIRLYEVGVIPGLLQTHDYASALGDSTVRRGVASREHADERIALIAQRQALLERTPAPLVFVVLDESCLLRPVGDRTLMDAQFQRLIEFSERPNTVVQVAPFGIGVRRPMTLPVTVLTMPDRSLISYAESAIRGHLERDNDSVVPILTDYHQLQAEALSRAASVAMISKLRKGTQ; from the coding sequence ATGGTGAACCGGAAGGAACTTGACCCCGAGCAGTCGCCGCGCGCAGCCTTCGGCGCACTGCTTCGCAGGTTGCGAGAGGAACGCGGCTGGACGCAGGAGGAGCTTGCCGCTCGGATGGGCTGCTCAGGTGCGCACATTTCCGCCGTGGAAACTGGTAGACGGGCAGCAACTCAACGCTTTGCGGCAAGTGCTGACAGGGCGTTGGGAACCGGCGACCGCCTCCGCCGCGAGAGCCGTTCAGCGCAGCACCGATCGCTGCTCGAAGGGTTCCCGGAGTACGTCGACCACGAGGCGCGCGCAGTGGAGATCCGCCTCTACGAGGTCGGCGTCATACCGGGACTGCTGCAGACCCACGATTACGCGTCCGCTTTGGGCGACAGCACCGTGCGACGAGGGGTCGCCTCTCGCGAGCACGCGGACGAACGAATCGCTTTGATCGCACAACGCCAGGCGTTGCTTGAACGCACACCAGCACCCTTGGTCTTCGTGGTGCTCGATGAGAGCTGCCTGCTCCGGCCAGTCGGGGACCGTACGCTCATGGACGCGCAGTTCCAGCGCCTGATCGAGTTCTCCGAGCGGCCGAACACCGTTGTCCAGGTGGCTCCGTTCGGCATCGGCGTTCGGCGCCCGATGACGCTGCCGGTGACAGTGCTCACGATGCCGGACCGATCGCTCATCTCGTATGCGGAGTCGGCGATTCGAGGACATCTCGAGCGCGACAACGACTCCGTGGTGCCCATCCTGACGGACTACCATCAACTCCAGGCCGAAGCGTTGTCGCGCGCCGCATCCGTGGCCATGATCAGCAAGTTACGAAAGGGCACCCAGTGA
- a CDS encoding 2-oxoacid:acceptor oxidoreductase subunit alpha: protein MTSQVSSPAEQADEASEALVGGQRAPQSAAADGKEVRRLDRVIIRFAGDSGDGMQLTGDRFTSETASFGNDLSTLPNFPAEIRAPAGTLPGVSSFQLHFADHDILTPGDAPNVLVAMNPAALKANIADVPRGAEIIVNTDEFTKRPMAKVGYETNPLEDGSLEAYNVHPVPLTTLTIEALKEFGLSRKEAERSKNMFALGLLSWMYHRPTENTEAFLRAKFAKKPQIAEANVAAYRAGWNFGETTEDFAVSYEVAPASQAFPAGTYRNISGNLALSYGLIAAGRQADLPVYLGSYPITPASDILHELSKHKNFGVRTFQAEDEIAGIGAALGAAFGGALAVTTTSGPGVALKSETIGLAVSLELPLLIIDIQRGGPSTGLPTKTEQADLLQAMYGRNGEAPVPIVAPRTAADCFDAALEAARIALTYRTPVFLLSDGYLANGSEPWRIPEPDQLPDLRVQFASGPNHELADGTEVFWPYKRDPQTLARPWAVPGTPGLEHRIGGIEKQDGTGNISYDPANHDFMVRTRQAKVDGIDVPDVEVDDPAGANTLVLGWGSTYGPITAAVRRLRASGRSVAQAHLRHINPFPKNLGEVLKRYDKVVVPEMNLGQLATLIRAKYLVDAHSYNQVNGMPFKAEQLAAALEEAIDA, encoded by the coding sequence GTGACCAGCCAGGTCAGTAGCCCAGCCGAGCAGGCCGACGAGGCCAGTGAGGCACTCGTAGGGGGACAGCGTGCCCCCCAGTCCGCAGCCGCAGACGGGAAAGAGGTCCGCCGCCTGGACCGGGTGATCATCCGCTTCGCGGGTGACTCGGGCGACGGCATGCAGCTCACCGGTGACCGGTTCACCTCGGAGACGGCGTCCTTCGGGAACGACCTCTCCACGCTGCCGAACTTCCCGGCCGAGATCCGCGCCCCCGCAGGCACCCTGCCGGGCGTCTCCTCGTTCCAGCTGCACTTCGCCGACCACGACATCCTGACGCCCGGCGACGCGCCGAACGTCCTGGTGGCGATGAACCCGGCGGCGCTGAAGGCGAACATCGCCGATGTGCCGCGCGGTGCCGAAATCATCGTGAACACCGATGAGTTCACCAAGCGGCCGATGGCGAAGGTGGGCTACGAGACCAACCCGCTGGAGGACGGCTCGCTGGAGGCGTACAACGTCCATCCGGTGCCGCTGACCACGCTGACGATCGAGGCGCTGAAGGAGTTCGGGCTCTCCCGCAAGGAGGCCGAGCGCTCCAAGAACATGTTCGCGCTGGGGCTGCTGTCCTGGATGTACCACCGGCCGACCGAGAACACCGAGGCGTTCCTGCGGGCCAAGTTCGCCAAGAAGCCGCAGATCGCCGAGGCGAACGTGGCCGCGTACCGGGCCGGGTGGAACTTCGGCGAGACCACGGAGGACTTCGCCGTCAGCTACGAGGTCGCGCCGGCCTCGCAGGCGTTCCCCGCCGGTACGTACCGGAACATCTCCGGCAACCTGGCCCTGTCCTACGGTCTGATCGCCGCCGGCCGCCAGGCGGACCTGCCGGTCTACCTCGGCTCGTACCCGATCACCCCGGCCTCGGACATCCTGCACGAGCTGAGCAAGCACAAGAACTTCGGCGTGCGCACGTTCCAGGCCGAGGACGAGATCGCGGGCATCGGCGCGGCGCTGGGTGCCGCGTTCGGCGGGGCGCTCGCCGTGACGACGACGTCCGGGCCCGGTGTGGCCCTCAAGTCGGAGACGATCGGCCTCGCGGTCTCGCTGGAGCTGCCGCTGCTCATCATCGACATCCAGCGCGGCGGCCCGTCCACCGGGCTGCCCACCAAGACCGAGCAGGCCGACCTGCTCCAGGCGATGTACGGGCGCAACGGCGAGGCCCCGGTGCCGATCGTGGCCCCGCGCACCGCGGCCGACTGCTTCGACGCGGCGCTGGAGGCGGCCCGGATCGCGCTGACGTACCGCACCCCGGTCTTCCTGCTCTCCGACGGCTACCTGGCCAACGGCTCCGAGCCCTGGCGCATCCCGGAGCCGGACCAGCTGCCGGACCTGCGCGTCCAGTTCGCCAGCGGCCCGAACCACGAACTGGCCGACGGCACCGAGGTGTTCTGGCCCTACAAGCGCGACCCGCAGACGCTGGCCCGTCCGTGGGCCGTTCCCGGCACGCCCGGCCTCGAACACCGCATCGGCGGCATCGAGAAGCAGGACGGCACGGGCAACATCTCGTACGACCCGGCCAACCACGACTTCATGGTTCGCACCCGCCAGGCCAAGGTGGACGGCATCGACGTCCCGGACGTCGAGGTGGACGACCCCGCCGGCGCGAACACGCTGGTGCTGGGCTGGGGTTCGACGTACGGGCCGATCACGGCCGCCGTGCGCCGGCTGCGCGCCTCCGGGCGTTCCGTCGCGCAGGCCCATCTGCGCCACATCAACCCCTTCCCGAAGAACCTCGGCGAGGTCCTCAAGCGTTACGACAAGGTGGTCGTGCCCGAGATGAACCTCGGGCAGCTGGCCACCCTGATCCGCGCCAAGTACCTCGTGGACGCGCACAGTTACAACCAGGTCAATGGAATGCCGTTCAAGGCCGAGCAGCTCGCGGCAGCTCTTGAGGAGGCCATCGATGCCTGA
- a CDS encoding DUF6879 family protein — MSPKPPTFVELLNAARHSAVHLEMRDSYDDPDEAPRVAAWRAGHRHDPADRASWWRPWLDLVSEAVERGVVIRRARIVSEPVSEYTRYLHEGTCTNMAAGEQIRWLPRRQASDLALPGNDFWVFDGTVMRFGHFSGEGTYLGDEVTTSPTAPSP, encoded by the coding sequence ATGTCGCCGAAGCCACCGACGTTCGTTGAGCTGCTGAACGCTGCTCGGCATTCGGCAGTTCACCTTGAGATGCGGGACTCCTACGACGACCCCGACGAGGCCCCGCGAGTTGCGGCATGGCGGGCGGGGCACCGGCACGATCCGGCGGACCGTGCGTCATGGTGGCGCCCCTGGCTGGATCTGGTCTCGGAAGCAGTTGAGCGAGGTGTGGTCATCCGACGGGCCCGGATCGTCTCGGAGCCGGTGAGCGAGTACACCAGGTACCTCCATGAGGGCACGTGCACCAACATGGCCGCGGGCGAACAGATTCGGTGGCTTCCTCGGCGGCAGGCATCCGATCTGGCCTTGCCGGGAAACGACTTCTGGGTATTCGACGGGACGGTGATGCGGTTCGGTCACTTCTCCGGCGAAGGCACCTACCTGGGCGACGAGGTCACGACGAGTCCCACGGCACCGAGTCCCTGA
- a CDS encoding DUF397 domain-containing protein, with the protein MATETPRWYTSSYSNNGGNCVQVATNLVATTGTVPVRDSKNPGGPALALRADAFAAFVAGAKQDGFHAV; encoded by the coding sequence GTGGCCACTGAAACGCCCCGCTGGTACACCTCCTCGTACAGCAACAACGGCGGCAACTGCGTCCAAGTCGCCACCAACCTCGTGGCCACCACCGGCACCGTGCCCGTCCGGGACTCCAAGAACCCGGGCGGGCCCGCCCTCGCCCTGCGCGCCGACGCGTTCGCCGCCTTCGTGGCCGGGGCCAAACAGGACGGGTTCCACGCGGT